In a single window of the Synergistaceae bacterium genome:
- the cysS gene encoding cysteine--tRNA ligase: MSLVLFNDLTRKKEAFTPIKPGHVSFYSCGPTVYDFFHIGNARPFIVFDVLRRWLQHEGYDVTFVQNFTDIDDKMIHRANREGITVAQLAERFIAEYNKDADALGIRRPDVAPRATEHIPEIIATIQRIIDNGHAYESNGDVYFDIKSWPKYGSLCKQNLEDLEAGARIEPGEKKKDPLDFALWKAEKPGEPSWPSPWGNGRPGWHIECSAMSSKYLGDNIDIHSGGVDLMFPHHENEAAQSEAASGSGKPFVNYWLHNGFLLIDSEKMAKSLGNFVTARDALKKYPPLAIRFFMLSAHYRSPINFTPESLEQSAAGVERLRNCRIDLDFAAKNRVGDSDFDMAGFESQLSDLHTKFTEAMNDDFNTAAAMGILFDVVYLINTSLKENETLPEKFFTLSKNALDEYDSVLGVIGSDDAETEHDAESAEIERLIQERTEARKAKNFARSDEIRDSLKARGIVLEDTPQGTKWKREL, translated from the coding sequence TTGAGCCTCGTACTATTCAACGACCTCACCCGAAAAAAAGAAGCCTTCACTCCCATAAAGCCCGGTCATGTGAGCTTCTATTCCTGCGGGCCGACGGTCTACGATTTCTTTCACATAGGAAACGCCCGGCCGTTTATCGTGTTTGACGTGCTAAGGCGATGGCTACAGCATGAGGGCTATGATGTAACGTTCGTGCAGAATTTCACCGACATTGACGACAAAATGATTCACCGCGCTAACCGTGAGGGCATCACAGTCGCACAACTCGCCGAGAGATTCATAGCCGAGTACAACAAAGACGCGGACGCACTCGGAATCCGCCGGCCTGATGTCGCCCCCCGCGCAACTGAGCATATCCCCGAAATCATAGCGACAATTCAGCGCATAATCGACAACGGACACGCATACGAGTCAAACGGTGATGTATATTTCGACATAAAGAGCTGGCCTAAATACGGCTCACTGTGCAAGCAGAATCTTGAAGACCTCGAAGCAGGCGCAAGAATCGAACCGGGCGAAAAGAAAAAAGATCCCCTCGATTTCGCGCTGTGGAAGGCAGAGAAGCCCGGCGAACCTTCCTGGCCGAGTCCCTGGGGCAATGGCCGCCCAGGCTGGCACATAGAATGCTCCGCGATGTCATCAAAATATCTCGGCGACAACATAGACATTCATTCGGGCGGAGTAGATCTGATGTTCCCGCACCACGAGAACGAAGCCGCACAGAGCGAGGCCGCGTCAGGGTCGGGAAAACCTTTCGTCAACTACTGGCTTCACAACGGCTTTCTGCTGATTGACAGTGAGAAGATGGCAAAGTCCCTCGGAAATTTCGTTACAGCAAGAGACGCGCTCAAGAAATATCCTCCGTTAGCGATAAGATTCTTCATGTTGAGCGCACATTACAGGAGTCCGATAAACTTCACGCCGGAGTCATTAGAGCAGTCAGCAGCAGGAGTTGAACGTCTCAGAAATTGCCGGATCGATCTCGATTTCGCCGCAAAGAATCGAGTCGGCGACTCAGATTTCGACATGGCCGGATTCGAGTCCCAGCTTTCAGACCTGCACACGAAATTCACGGAGGCCATGAATGACGACTTCAACACCGCCGCCGCAATGGGAATCTTGTTTGATGTGGTATATCTCATCAACACAAGCCTGAAGGAGAATGAGACGCTCCCGGAAAAATTCTTCACCCTCTCGAAAAATGCCCTCGATGAATACGACTCTGTACTCGGCGTAATCGGCAGTGATGACGCAGAAACGGAACATGACGCGGAGTCCGCCGAAATTGAGAGGCTCATACAGGAACGTACAGAGGCAAGAAAAGCGAAAAACTTTGCCCGTTCTGATGAGATTCGCGACTCGCTCAAAGCGCGGGGGATTGTGCTTGAGGACACTCCGCAGGGAACGAAATGGAAGAGGGAGCTGTAG
- a CDS encoding MFS transporter, with product MIKLLFVRRFMPLFWTQFLGAFNDNFFKSALMMLITYRIGDAAGVDPRILVNAAAGIFILPFFVFAPTASDLADKYDRSDLMRWVKFAEIVVMSCALFGFWLGNVWVLMFVLFMMGAQSAFFSPAKYSILPQHLREDELIAGNGLIQMGTYLAILSGTIAGGLVILRENGIYWVGGLAVTIAALGWLFSMFIPPTKPIDPSRVVSFRIVKRTAEMFADVYPMRKVFGSMLAISWFWLVGSVFLAQFPTYARTILGADESVATSFLAIFSCGIGVGSMFCDSLLKGKVTSKYVPAAAYGIAIASVLLWYVSSRPPVPEGTPIIDAWTFFTRPENFMITACLFVIAFCGGLYIVPLYAVMQTEAGDKVSGVIACSNISDSVFMALAAVGASVLITMGLSIPQLFLTMGPTTFIVGLLVGLI from the coding sequence ATGATTAAGCTGTTATTTGTGAGAAGGTTTATGCCGCTTTTCTGGACTCAGTTTCTAGGGGCGTTCAATGATAATTTCTTCAAGAGCGCGTTAATGATGCTCATAACGTACCGAATCGGGGACGCTGCCGGGGTTGACCCTCGAATCCTCGTCAACGCCGCCGCCGGGATATTCATTCTGCCGTTTTTCGTGTTTGCCCCGACTGCCTCAGACCTTGCGGACAAGTACGACCGTTCGGACTTAATGCGCTGGGTGAAATTCGCTGAGATTGTCGTGATGTCGTGCGCGCTGTTCGGGTTCTGGCTGGGAAATGTCTGGGTGCTAATGTTCGTGCTGTTCATGATGGGAGCGCAGTCAGCATTCTTCAGTCCGGCAAAATACAGCATACTTCCTCAGCACCTGCGGGAAGACGAGCTTATAGCGGGCAACGGCCTGATTCAGATGGGTACGTACCTTGCGATTCTCTCCGGGACAATCGCGGGCGGCCTGGTGATTCTGCGTGAGAATGGAATATACTGGGTCGGCGGACTCGCTGTAACAATTGCGGCACTGGGCTGGCTGTTCTCGATGTTCATTCCTCCCACGAAACCTATTGACCCGTCGCGCGTTGTGTCATTCAGAATCGTGAAGAGGACTGCGGAAATGTTTGCTGACGTTTACCCGATGAGGAAAGTTTTCGGCTCAATGCTGGCTATTTCGTGGTTCTGGCTTGTAGGCTCTGTGTTCCTGGCGCAGTTCCCGACATACGCCCGGACGATTCTGGGAGCTGATGAGAGCGTTGCAACGTCATTCCTTGCTATATTCTCGTGCGGAATCGGAGTCGGCTCGATGTTCTGCGACTCACTGCTGAAAGGCAAAGTTACGTCAAAATATGTTCCTGCCGCCGCCTACGGAATAGCAATAGCGAGCGTTTTATTGTGGTACGTCAGCAGCCGTCCTCCTGTGCCTGAAGGGACTCCGATAATTGACGCATGGACGTTCTTCACGCGCCCGGAGAATTTCATGATTACCGCGTGCTTGTTCGTGATAGCTTTCTGCGGGGGGCTGTACATTGTGCCGTTATACGCCGTAATGCAGACTGAAGCGGGCGACAAGGTGTCAGGTGTCATAGCCTGCTCGAACATCTCGGACTCTGTGTTCATGGCACTGGCCGCAGTGGGTGCGAGCGTGTTAATCACAATGGGCCTGAGCATTCCGCAATTGTTCCTGACGATGGGGCCGACAACGTTTATTGTTGGTTTGCTTGTGGGACTGATATAG
- a CDS encoding site-specific DNA-methyltransferase, which yields MYLSDAFLALEDMRPKSVDMIFADPPYFLSNGGFSCSGGKRVSVNKGNWDKLESTEQKHDFNRRWIRLCRNVLKPDGTIWITGTLHNIYSVGMALEQEGFKIMNNITWQKTNPPPNLSCRYFTHSTETILWAKKNGKARHYFNYDLMKELNGGRQMKDVWTGTLTPASEKTQGKHPAQKPLYILERIIMASTREGELVLDPFCGSSTTGVACKKLGRRYIGIDNNPEYINLSVRRLTNSCAEEFSRNGSLLSERQLTLMITTLTSGRYAKMPVN from the coding sequence TTGTATTTGTCTGATGCGTTTCTTGCGCTTGAAGATATGCGCCCGAAAAGTGTCGACATGATTTTTGCTGATCCTCCATATTTTTTGTCAAACGGCGGATTTTCATGTAGCGGGGGAAAAAGGGTATCAGTCAATAAAGGCAACTGGGACAAATTAGAATCCACAGAGCAAAAACACGACTTCAACCGCAGATGGATCCGTTTATGCCGGAACGTTCTCAAACCTGACGGAACTATATGGATTACGGGGACTCTTCACAATATTTATTCCGTTGGCATGGCACTAGAACAGGAAGGCTTCAAGATAATGAACAATATAACATGGCAGAAGACGAACCCGCCCCCTAATCTTTCATGCAGGTACTTCACGCACAGCACAGAGACTATTTTATGGGCGAAAAAAAACGGCAAGGCACGGCATTACTTCAATTATGACCTGATGAAGGAATTGAACGGAGGCCGACAGATGAAAGACGTTTGGACAGGGACATTAACGCCGGCAAGTGAAAAGACGCAGGGGAAACACCCAGCGCAGAAGCCTTTGTACATTCTCGAACGCATAATAATGGCCTCAACACGCGAGGGGGAATTAGTGCTTGATCCTTTCTGTGGGTCATCAACAACGGGAGTCGCCTGCAAGAAATTGGGACGCAGGTATATCGGCATAGACAACAATCCGGAGTACATAAATTTATCTGTAAGGAGGCTGACAAATTCATGCGCGGAAGAATTTTCGAGGAATGGTTCTCTACTTTCAGAGCGTCAATTAACACTTATGATTACTACTCTGACTTCAGGAAGATATGCAAAAATGCCCGTAAACTGA
- a CDS encoding type II restriction endonuclease, with protein MRGRIFEEWFSTFRASINTYDYYSDFRKICKNARKLRDEINILNLLVKAENIESEFVRILKKYPECLRAVPILLAVRSYEIFCREEDVELTYRFDKMTQTPEQYAYFMHKTGLFDLIQNHIIHDLNDYVTGVETGLDSNGRKNRGGHQMEHLVESFLKKSGVTYCREIKTAKLAKQFGITLPESFAKSKRWDFAAKTPDHVCAIETNFYTDRGSKLTETARSYRLIAEQARGIPCFTFIWITDGKGWESAKSELHETFSELDTLFNISDLENGVLSEIFRP; from the coding sequence ATGCGCGGAAGAATTTTCGAGGAATGGTTCTCTACTTTCAGAGCGTCAATTAACACTTATGATTACTACTCTGACTTCAGGAAGATATGCAAAAATGCCCGTAAACTGAGAGACGAGATTAATATTCTTAACCTGCTTGTGAAGGCAGAAAATATAGAGTCGGAATTTGTGCGTATCCTCAAGAAATACCCTGAATGCCTCAGAGCTGTACCCATTCTCTTGGCTGTCAGGAGCTATGAAATTTTCTGTCGGGAGGAAGACGTAGAATTAACTTATCGCTTCGACAAGATGACACAAACCCCGGAGCAGTACGCTTACTTCATGCACAAAACCGGGCTGTTTGACTTGATACAGAATCACATTATCCATGATCTTAACGACTATGTTACGGGAGTCGAAACGGGACTTGATTCAAACGGTCGCAAAAACAGGGGCGGGCATCAGATGGAACACCTTGTAGAATCCTTCCTCAAGAAATCCGGCGTAACCTATTGCCGCGAAATCAAAACAGCCAAGCTCGCAAAGCAATTCGGAATCACCCTCCCCGAATCTTTCGCCAAAAGTAAACGCTGGGACTTCGCCGCCAAAACTCCCGACCATGTCTGCGCGATTGAGACAAATTTCTACACCGACAGAGGCTCAAAGCTCACCGAAACCGCAAGAAGTTACCGCCTAATAGCAGAACAAGCCCGCGGCATTCCCTGCTTCACATTCATATGGATAACTGACGGAAAAGGCTGGGAGTCCGCAAAGTCTGAACTTCACGAGACATTCTCCGAGCTTGATACCCTCTTCAACATCTCAGACCTCGAAAACGGAGTCCTATCCGAAATTTTCCGCCCGTAA
- a CDS encoding TIGR00282 family metallophosphoesterase yields the protein MRILFSGDVSWNTGRKALAYALPVIRREHGPFDFVIVNCENAAHGKGMTDRIFDGFIELGVDAMTSGNHIWDKPQFFPVLDAETRVFRPANYPPSCPGRGHGIIERKGKRLGILNLQGQVFLPPIDSPFYCADRLIYDLKSQGGDNLPIFVDFHAEATSEKQAMAYYLDGRVSAVVGTHTHVQTADERIFPKGTAYISDAGMTGGHDGILGVSYESVMPKFIDGLPCKFEASESGAAFNGVIIDIDEDTGLAVGIERIQLPADDLT from the coding sequence ATGAGGATACTATTTTCCGGCGATGTTTCATGGAACACGGGCAGGAAGGCTCTTGCTTATGCGCTGCCTGTAATACGGCGGGAACACGGCCCGTTTGATTTTGTCATCGTAAACTGCGAGAACGCCGCACACGGAAAAGGGATGACCGACAGAATATTTGACGGCTTCATAGAGTTAGGGGTTGACGCTATGACAAGCGGCAATCACATCTGGGACAAGCCGCAATTTTTCCCCGTTCTTGACGCTGAGACGAGAGTATTCCGCCCGGCGAATTATCCCCCGTCATGTCCCGGGCGCGGTCATGGCATAATCGAACGCAAGGGCAAAAGGCTGGGCATTCTGAATCTTCAGGGGCAGGTGTTTTTGCCGCCGATAGACTCCCCGTTTTACTGTGCTGACAGGCTGATATACGACCTCAAATCACAGGGCGGGGACAATCTGCCGATATTCGTGGACTTTCACGCGGAGGCCACGAGCGAGAAGCAGGCGATGGCGTACTATCTTGACGGGCGTGTGAGCGCGGTTGTCGGGACACATACGCATGTTCAGACGGCGGACGAAAGGATTTTCCCGAAAGGCACGGCGTATATTTCTGACGCTGGTATGACGGGCGGCCATGACGGTATATTAGGCGTGAGCTATGAGTCAGTCATGCCGAAATTCATTGACGGTCTTCCGTGCAAATTCGAGGCCAGCGAATCGGGTGCGGCGTTCAACGGAGTAATTATTGACATTGACGAGGACACCGGGCTTGCTGTAGGCATTGAGAGGATACAGCTTCCGGCGGATGATTTGACGTAG
- the rny gene encoding ribonuclease Y: protein MINQHPFFFWEYKFHHLHTERITSIMQLALAVLAFIAGSGLAYAVLRAWDNAKVNGVKNQISNMLREAEENSERIKQAKITETREEVTRLRQEAQKDIKERRLEIQRTERKLEQKEDNLDKKIDRVTRKEDELKSRQEEIEKRRSDLEAAIQQQEEKLQEVAAMTREQAQEILLARTEADAKHFLGLRLKELEEQYQREADRKSRDIIIGAMQRCVVESAGESSISVVPLPSEEMKGRIIGREGRNIRTFESLTGVDLIIDDTPEAVTLSSFDPIRREIARRAMERMVVDGRIHPARIEELIEKAARDIDDEMITEGENVILELGIKNMNNELVRTIGQLKFRYSYGQNVLSHSIEVAQIAGIIAAELGLDEELARRGGLLHDIGKAIDRQTEGPHAEIGADLARRLGERPEIVSCIASHHDNLEVSSVYEVIVSVADAISASRPGARRESLDAYIKRLEKLEEIAQSFDGVTKAYAMQAGREVRVMLNAERTDDGTVHKLAFDIARRVEAELKYPGQIKVSVTRETKAAEFAK, encoded by the coding sequence ATGATTAATCAGCACCCCTTCTTTTTTTGGGAATATAAATTTCATCACTTACACACAGAAAGGATAACTTCAATCATGCAACTAGCATTAGCAGTATTAGCCTTCATTGCCGGCTCCGGACTGGCATATGCGGTGTTAAGGGCGTGGGACAATGCCAAAGTGAACGGCGTGAAGAACCAAATCTCCAACATGCTCCGGGAAGCAGAAGAAAATTCCGAACGGATCAAGCAGGCAAAAATTACCGAGACCCGCGAGGAAGTAACCCGACTCAGGCAGGAAGCGCAGAAGGACATCAAAGAGCGCAGGCTCGAAATTCAGCGGACAGAGCGAAAACTCGAACAGAAAGAGGACAACCTCGACAAGAAAATTGACCGCGTAACCCGAAAAGAAGACGAACTCAAATCCCGGCAGGAGGAAATCGAAAAACGCCGCTCAGACCTCGAAGCCGCAATACAGCAGCAGGAAGAGAAACTACAGGAAGTAGCCGCCATGACCCGCGAGCAGGCGCAGGAAATTCTTTTAGCCCGCACAGAAGCAGACGCAAAGCACTTTCTCGGACTCAGGCTCAAAGAACTTGAAGAGCAGTACCAGCGGGAAGCAGACCGAAAATCACGCGACATCATCATAGGCGCAATGCAGCGATGTGTTGTAGAAAGTGCCGGGGAGTCAAGCATTAGCGTTGTGCCGCTCCCGTCAGAAGAAATGAAGGGCCGCATAATTGGCCGCGAAGGACGCAACATCAGGACATTCGAGAGCCTCACAGGAGTAGACCTCATCATAGACGACACCCCCGAAGCAGTAACACTTTCCAGCTTTGACCCTATACGCCGAGAGATCGCCCGCAGAGCTATGGAGAGGATGGTTGTTGACGGACGCATTCACCCCGCACGTATCGAGGAGTTAATCGAGAAGGCCGCCCGCGATATTGACGACGAAATGATTACGGAGGGCGAGAATGTCATTCTTGAACTCGGTATAAAGAACATGAACAACGAGCTTGTACGGACGATCGGCCAGCTGAAATTCCGTTACAGCTACGGGCAGAATGTTTTGTCCCACAGCATAGAGGTGGCGCAGATTGCCGGAATAATTGCCGCGGAGTTAGGGCTTGACGAGGAATTAGCCCGGCGGGGAGGACTCCTTCACGACATCGGGAAAGCTATCGACCGACAGACGGAAGGCCCTCACGCTGAAATAGGTGCTGACTTGGCGCGGAGACTCGGCGAGCGTCCCGAAATAGTGAGCTGTATCGCAAGCCATCATGACAATCTCGAAGTAAGCTCGGTGTATGAAGTGATTGTGTCTGTTGCTGACGCTATAAGCGCGTCCCGTCCTGGTGCAAGGCGTGAGAGTCTTGACGCATACATTAAGCGGCTCGAAAAGTTAGAGGAAATCGCGCAGAGTTTTGACGGCGTAACAAAGGCTTACGCAATGCAGGCGGGCAGAGAAGTCCGCGTAATGCTCAACGCAGAAAGGACAGATGACGGGACAGTGCATAAATTAGCGTTCGACATAGCAAGAAGGGTAGAAGCCGAGCTGAAATACCCCGGGCAAATCAAAGTCAGCGTAACACGTGAGACGAAAGCGGCGGAGTTTGCGAAATGA
- a CDS encoding histidinol-phosphatase HisJ family protein: MKCDYHIHSYYSEDSNIPMERQVLQACELGLDEICFTDHVDYGVRYEDIDYPLYFAEIDGLRQKYADRITIRAGLECGVQSHTTGQYESLCEKYRDDLDFILLSVHQVGNKCFWNQEYQSGKTQDEYNRGYYEELLRVVRSYRDYSVLAHMDLMRRYDMAGEYPFRKAQDIIAEILSAVIDSGKGIEMNTASWRYGLKDTQPCLEILTLYHDMGGEIITLGSDSHSPEYIYDHVSQARDILRDIGFRRFCTFEKMKPMYHEL; encoded by the coding sequence ATGAAGTGCGATTATCATATTCACAGCTATTACAGCGAGGACAGCAATATACCTATGGAGCGTCAGGTTCTTCAGGCGTGCGAGCTTGGGCTTGATGAGATCTGCTTCACGGATCATGTAGATTACGGCGTGAGGTATGAAGATATAGATTACCCGCTGTACTTTGCGGAGATTGACGGACTGAGGCAGAAATACGCGGACAGAATCACAATACGGGCGGGGCTTGAGTGCGGAGTCCAGTCTCACACAACAGGGCAGTATGAATCACTGTGCGAGAAGTACCGGGATGATCTTGACTTTATACTCTTGAGCGTCCATCAGGTCGGAAACAAATGCTTCTGGAATCAGGAATATCAATCGGGAAAAACTCAGGACGAATACAACCGGGGCTACTACGAGGAATTATTGAGGGTAGTGCGCTCGTATCGTGATTATTCTGTGCTGGCTCACATGGATTTGATGAGGCGTTACGACATGGCCGGGGAATATCCGTTCAGGAAGGCGCAAGACATAATAGCCGAAATATTATCGGCCGTCATAGACAGCGGGAAGGGTATCGAGATGAACACGGCCTCATGGCGATACGGTCTCAAAGACACACAGCCGTGCCTGGAGATTCTGACGCTCTATCATGACATGGGCGGGGAAATTATCACGCTTGGGAGCGACTCACATTCGCCGGAATATATTTATGACCATGTGAGTCAGGCGCGGGATATTCTGCGGGATATAGGGTTTCGGAGGTTCTGCACGTTCGAGAAAATGAAGCCGATGTATCATGAGCTTTAG
- a CDS encoding metal-dependent hydrolase, giving the protein MTGKGHRLSTFAFVLGATGSPLAATFSFLGSTFPDSSEYVIFGKRRNRYHRRYTHWFVPWLVMALVCFERSHWIVPRLSVLVDGRNAHLDVWSCAGFWLMGCVLHILEDAWCGTVPFLLPWKRSVGMHVFHMSKKIGEMSRGEKNFVLCCVGISLIAFMVRTFTVSSFVDFLLALWRSI; this is encoded by the coding sequence ATGACGGGGAAGGGGCATAGGCTTTCTACGTTTGCGTTTGTGCTGGGTGCTACTGGGTCTCCATTGGCGGCGACATTCAGCTTTTTGGGCAGCACGTTCCCGGATTCGTCTGAGTATGTGATATTCGGGAAGAGGCGCAACAGGTATCACAGACGTTACACACACTGGTTTGTTCCGTGGCTTGTTATGGCACTGGTGTGCTTTGAGCGGTCTCACTGGATTGTGCCGCGTCTGTCAGTTCTTGTTGACGGGAGGAATGCCCATCTTGATGTGTGGTCATGCGCTGGCTTCTGGCTGATGGGATGTGTTCTGCATATCTTGGAGGATGCGTGGTGCGGTACAGTGCCTTTCCTGCTCCCCTGGAAAAGGAGCGTGGGAATGCACGTATTCCACATGTCGAAAAAAATCGGCGAAATGAGCCGGGGCGAGAAAAATTTTGTCCTATGCTGTGTCGGAATTTCATTGATTGCGTTCATGGTAAGGACGTTTACGGTATCCAGTTTTGTTGATTTCCTGCTTGCCCTGTGGAGGAGCATATAG
- a CDS encoding metal ABC transporter permease: protein MNDLLEILSYPFAYRALIAGTLISLCASVLGVILVLKHYALIGHGLSEIGFASLSLSSALNIQPMYIAAPSVIAASFVIMYVSRKYRTAGDTAIAIASSAALAFGIAVSSLTGKSSNMSAYLFGSVLAVSNSDLWIAVFLAAVVISSFVILYNRLFLITYSADYARTLGINTAMYQFVVSVLTALVVVAGMRITGTLLISGVIILPAVSAKIIARGFRSLVVISGVISVIAFLAGLAVSFVFSIPAGAGVILSNVTILMLMKIYSGVRP, encoded by the coding sequence ATGAATGACCTTCTCGAAATTCTGTCGTATCCGTTTGCTTACAGGGCATTGATTGCGGGGACTCTCATATCGTTATGCGCGTCAGTGCTGGGAGTGATTCTCGTCCTGAAACATTATGCCTTAATCGGTCATGGCCTGTCTGAGATCGGTTTTGCGTCATTGTCTCTGTCGTCAGCACTGAACATTCAGCCGATGTATATTGCGGCTCCCTCAGTGATAGCGGCCTCATTCGTCATTATGTACGTCAGCAGGAAATACCGCACGGCGGGCGACACGGCAATAGCAATAGCATCCTCAGCGGCACTGGCTTTCGGTATAGCGGTGTCATCACTCACGGGGAAATCCTCGAATATGAGCGCGTATCTTTTCGGGAGCGTTCTTGCTGTGAGCAACTCGGATTTGTGGATTGCGGTGTTTTTGGCGGCTGTTGTGATTTCGTCATTCGTGATTCTCTATAATCGCTTGTTTCTCATAACATACAGCGCGGATTACGCGAGGACTCTGGGAATCAACACGGCCATGTATCAATTTGTCGTATCAGTCTTGACGGCTCTTGTAGTTGTCGCGGGAATGAGGATAACGGGAACGCTGTTAATTTCGGGAGTGATAATCCTTCCGGCGGTGTCTGCGAAAATAATAGCGCGGGGCTTCCGTTCTCTTGTCGTGATTTCGGGCGTAATATCGGTGATTGCGTTTTTGGCGGGGCTGGCTGTGTCGTTCGTCTTCAGCATACCGGCGGGGGCGGGCGTGATTCTGTCGAACGTAACAATATTAATGCTCATGAAAATATATTCGGGGGTACGGCCATGA
- a CDS encoding metal ABC transporter ATP-binding protein, translating to MTECLRLNNAVIKYGDIATVDGVSLSANAGEMIFITGSNGSGKSTLMKGIAGLLQLSSGTLVRTPRMSYVPQYEDADRDFPARVREIVLTGTQRPGKLFHTRKDREQAESAMNALNIGGISGSEIRTLSGGQLRRVFLARAICGNPELLLLDEPCAGLDAHTHERLFTILRGLLSDGCAVVMVTHDISDIDGIPEGRVIRISHGKIASDISHGGLNHE from the coding sequence ATGACTGAGTGCCTGCGGCTGAATAACGCTGTCATAAAGTACGGGGACATTGCGACGGTTGACGGGGTATCACTTTCGGCCAATGCCGGCGAGATGATATTCATCACAGGCTCTAACGGCTCCGGGAAATCGACTCTCATGAAGGGAATCGCCGGGCTTCTTCAGCTTTCGTCAGGGACTCTCGTGAGGACTCCGAGAATGTCATACGTTCCGCAGTATGAAGACGCTGACCGGGATTTTCCTGCGCGTGTTCGTGAGATTGTTTTGACGGGGACTCAGCGTCCGGGAAAATTATTCCACACACGTAAAGACCGGGAGCAGGCAGAGTCGGCCATGAATGCGCTGAACATCGGCGGGATTTCGGGCAGTGAGATTCGGACTCTCTCCGGCGGGCAGTTGCGGCGGGTATTCTTGGCGCGGGCTATATGCGGGAATCCTGAATTGCTGCTGCTTGATGAGCCTTGCGCGGGACTCGACGCTCATACGCATGAGAGACTCTTCACGATACTGCGGGGGCTTCTTTCGGACGGGTGCGCGGTCGTTATGGTTACGCATGACATTTCCGACATTGACGGAATCCCTGAAGGCCGCGTGATTCGAATCTCTCACGGGAAAATCGCAAGTGATATTTCACACGGAGGACTCAATCATGAATGA
- a CDS encoding zinc ABC transporter substrate-binding protein, which yields MKLKTLILLVLFSLTASASHAEISVTCSLFPVYDFTRSIAGTLADVELLLPPGTEPHEYEPSPRDIKTLNDSDVFIFTGALMEPWAVKVSQSLKDTRSIDASDGIELTDNDPHIWLDLSLAQKMVMNILRGLSEADPGNSSEYARNAETLCAGLRELDGKFSAMRKPRPLIFAGEFSAGYFVRRYGFEYLSAYEGENEPSLRRMSDIIRHIQQDKVRYIFTDINGAGDVARTISDETGAELLTFGTGHFVPDDDITFLKIMNDNYRNISEAMND from the coding sequence ATGAAACTTAAAACTCTAATATTACTTGTGCTTTTCTCTCTCACGGCTTCGGCCTCACATGCTGAAATTTCCGTAACATGCAGCCTTTTTCCCGTCTACGATTTCACACGGAGCATTGCCGGGACTCTTGCTGACGTAGAATTACTCCTTCCGCCCGGAACTGAGCCTCACGAATATGAGCCGTCTCCCCGCGACATTAAGACTCTGAATGACTCGGACGTGTTCATATTCACGGGTGCATTGATGGAGCCTTGGGCGGTGAAAGTCTCGCAGTCCCTCAAAGACACACGGAGTATTGACGCTTCAGACGGAATAGAATTGACCGACAATGACCCGCATATATGGCTTGATTTGTCGCTTGCTCAAAAAATGGTGATGAACATTCTGCGCGGACTGTCTGAGGCTGACCCGGGCAACTCATCAGAATATGCCCGCAACGCTGAGACATTATGCGCCGGACTCAGAGAGCTTGACGGGAAATTTTCGGCCATGAGGAAGCCTAGACCGTTAATTTTCGCAGGGGAATTTTCCGCCGGATATTTCGTGAGGCGTTACGGGTTCGAGTATCTCAGCGCGTATGAAGGCGAGAATGAACCGTCCTTGCGGAGAATGTCGGACATAATCAGGCACATTCAGCAGGATAAAGTACGCTATATTTTCACGGACATCAACGGGGCTGGTGATGTTGCCCGGACGATAAGCGATGAGACAGGCGCGGAGCTTCTCACTTTCGGGACGGGTCATTTTGTGCCTGACGATGATATTACGTTCCTGAAAATCATGAATGACAACTACAGGAATATTTCTGAGGCCATGAATGACTGA